A genomic segment from Sparus aurata chromosome 10, fSpaAur1.1, whole genome shotgun sequence encodes:
- the ino80b gene encoding INO80 complex subunit B, protein MGKRKDMIHPRFLGEGSSSLHSVHKRKHKKHKKHKRKHHSFAEAPEPQPIMVPRPPPQLRLKIKLGGQTLGTKSVPTFTVHPGVARPPSPLMIIHNNIDDDDDDDEDDDEDDDEPSVPLEQYRAWLDEDSNLATSPLPDMDSDSMPGVPVDEEERWLDALEKGELDDNGELKKEVDESLLTARQKALLHKQQSQPLLELPMGYKEKEMTAEMMQKREERARKRRLQAAKKAEENKNQTIERLTKTSKAKIKSMKERKAKLSQCPMIRYSDSAQGMAISFPTGVPPPASVPPCPPPAAPVNCGVSGCTNLKKYSCSKTGVPLCSLDCYKRNLLLVQSAA, encoded by the exons atggggaaaagaaaagacatgatTCACCCCAGATTTCTCG gtGAAGGCAGCTCTAGCCTGCACAGCGTTCACAAGcggaaacacaaaaaacacaagaagcaCAAGAGGAAGCACCACAGCTTCGCTGAGGCCCCGGAGCCCCAGCCCATCATGGTCcctcggcctcctccacagctccGACTCAAGATAAAGCTGGGGGGACAGACGCTGGGGACCAAGAG TGTTCCCACCTTCACTGTGCATCCCGGTGTGGCTCGTCCTCCATCTCCCTTGATGATCATTCATAATAATAttgatgatgacgatgacgacgatgaagatgatgatgaggatgatgatgagcCCTCTGTTCCTCTTGAGCAGTATCGGGCCTGGCTGG ATGAGGACAGCAACCTGGCCACATCCCCTCTGCCAGACATGGACTCGGACTCCATGCCGGGCGTGCCTGTGGACGAGGAAGAGAGATGGCTAGATGCTCTGGAGAAGGGAGAGCTCGATGACAACGGAGAGCTGAAGAAGGAGGTTGACGAGTCCTTGCTCACAGCCAGACAG AAAGCCCTGCTACACAAGCAGCAGAGTCAGCCTCTCCTGGAGCTCCCCATGGGTTACAAGGAGAAAGAGATGACCGCTGAGATGATGCAGAAGCGGGAGGAGCGAGCCCGAAAGAGACGCCTGCAGGCCGCCAAGAAGGCAGAAGAGAACAAGAACCAGACGATAGAGAGACTGACAAAAACCAGCAAGGCCAAAATCAAGAGCATGAAAGAGAGGAAGGCCAAGCTGAGTCAGTGTCCCATGATCCGCTACAGCGACTCCGCTCAGGGCATGGCCATCTCCTTCCCCACAGGGGTCCCCCCTCCAGCCTCGGTGCCTCCCTGTCCTCCACCGGCAGCACCGGTGAACTGCGGGGTCAGCGGATGCACCAACCTGAAGAAGTACTCCTGCTCCAAGACCGGGGTTCCTCTGTGCAGCCTCGACTGTTACAAGAGGAACCTGCTGCTTGTTCAGAGCGCAGCTTGA